A genomic window from Triticum urartu cultivar G1812 chromosome 7, Tu2.1, whole genome shotgun sequence includes:
- the LOC125525147 gene encoding uncharacterized protein LOC125525147 isoform X3 gives MTDVIRNFRIVLNLPPLECAQICSIPNLPGTLPPPPLIAAPRQPSVLHSDSRYRPCLVYPQTRHSLLAVLQFCPCRPSLLQRSRSGSAGRRSTDDSLSYPPSSPASRSTSSSSRKISRHSRTQPLEHPVHGAHQEIVHSRAGRRRRLLPVIVCSGRSWKHDANDRESAAGGEKDSWSRRRRLWSSTPLPSCTIACAIFSIQD, from the exons ATGACCGATGTGATCCGTAATTTTAGGATCGTCCTCAACCTGCCTCCCCTCGAATGCGCACAGATTTGCTCCATCCCCAACCTCCCCGGCACCCTACCGCCTCCTCCCCTCATCGCCGCCCCTCGCCAGCCGTCCGTCCTGCACTCAGACTCTCGCTACCGACCCTGTCTGGTCTACCCGCAGACCCGTCACTCCCTCCTCGCCGTCCTTCAGTTCTGCCCCTGCCGCCCCTCTCTCTTGCAGCGGAGCAGAAGCGGAAGCGCCGGGAGAAGATCAACCGACGATTCATTGAGCTATCCACCATCATCCCCGGCCTCAAGAAG TACGTCAAGCAGTAGCAGGAAAATCTCAAGGCACTCGAGGACGCAACCTCTAGAGCATCCAGTCCATGGTGCTCATCAGGAAATTGTGCACAGCCGCGCCGGAAGACGTCGGCGGCTGCTGCCCGTCATCGTCTGCAGCGGCCGTAGCTGGAAGCACGATGCCAACGACCGGGAAAGTGCTGCTGGAG GCGAGAAGGACAGCTGGAGTCGTCGGCGTCGCTTATGGAGCTCCACACCATTGCCTAGTTGTACAATAGCATGTGCAATTTTCTCCATTCAAGACTAA
- the LOC125525147 gene encoding uncharacterized protein LOC125525147 isoform X1, whose translation MTDVIRNFRIVLNLPPLECAQICSIPNLPGTLPPPPLIAAPRQPSVLHSDSRYRPCLVYPQTRHSLLAVLQFCPCRPSLLQRSRSGSAGRRSTDDSLSYPPSSPASRSTSSSSRKISRHSRTQPLEHPVHGAHQEIVHSRAGRRRRLLPVIVCSGRSWKHDANDRESAAGGRAPLLLFPTSPFFQNSEPKDTHPPTLRSVMNITSLHTCINKMSIISTCMLRLALVYAHVAICFQSVQKKSILYVHTCQKA comes from the exons ATGACCGATGTGATCCGTAATTTTAGGATCGTCCTCAACCTGCCTCCCCTCGAATGCGCACAGATTTGCTCCATCCCCAACCTCCCCGGCACCCTACCGCCTCCTCCCCTCATCGCCGCCCCTCGCCAGCCGTCCGTCCTGCACTCAGACTCTCGCTACCGACCCTGTCTGGTCTACCCGCAGACCCGTCACTCCCTCCTCGCCGTCCTTCAGTTCTGCCCCTGCCGCCCCTCTCTCTTGCAGCGGAGCAGAAGCGGAAGCGCCGGGAGAAGATCAACCGACGATTCATTGAGCTATCCACCATCATCCCCGGCCTCAAGAAG TACGTCAAGCAGTAGCAGGAAAATCTCAAGGCACTCGAGGACGCAACCTCTAGAGCATCCAGTCCATGGTGCTCATCAGGAAATTGTGCACAGCCGCGCCGGAAGACGTCGGCGGCTGCTGCCCGTCATCGTCTGCAGCGGCCGTAGCTGGAAGCACGATGCCAACGACCGGGAAAGTGCTGCTGGAGGTCGAGCTCCCCTCTTATTGTTTCCCACATCCCCTTTCTTTCAAAATTCTGAACCCAAAGATACACATCCACCAACGTTGCGCTCGGTCATGAATATTACATCCTTGCACACCTGCATCAACAAGATGTCTATAATATCTACCTGCATGCTTAGGCTAGCGCTTGTGTACGCCCATGTTGCCATATGCTTCCAATCGGTTCAGAAGAAATCTATCTTATATGTGCATACCTGTCAGAAAGCATAA
- the LOC125525147 gene encoding uncharacterized protein LOC125525147 isoform X2, producing the protein MTDVIRNFRIVLNLPPLECAQICSIPNLPGTLPPPPLIAAPRQPSVLHSDSRYRPCLVYPQTRHSLLAVLQFCPCRPSLLQRSRSGSAGRRSTDDSLSYPPSSPASRSSRKISRHSRTQPLEHPVHGAHQEIVHSRAGRRRRLLPVIVCSGRSWKHDANDRESAAGGRAPLLLFPTSPFFQNSEPKDTHPPTLRSVMNITSLHTCINKMSIISTCMLRLALVYAHVAICFQSVQKKSILYVHTCQKA; encoded by the exons ATGACCGATGTGATCCGTAATTTTAGGATCGTCCTCAACCTGCCTCCCCTCGAATGCGCACAGATTTGCTCCATCCCCAACCTCCCCGGCACCCTACCGCCTCCTCCCCTCATCGCCGCCCCTCGCCAGCCGTCCGTCCTGCACTCAGACTCTCGCTACCGACCCTGTCTGGTCTACCCGCAGACCCGTCACTCCCTCCTCGCCGTCCTTCAGTTCTGCCCCTGCCGCCCCTCTCTCTTGCAGCGGAGCAGAAGCGGAAGCGCCGGGAGAAGATCAACCGACGATTCATTGAGCTATCCACCATCATCCCCGGCCTCAAGAAG TAGCAGGAAAATCTCAAGGCACTCGAGGACGCAACCTCTAGAGCATCCAGTCCATGGTGCTCATCAGGAAATTGTGCACAGCCGCGCCGGAAGACGTCGGCGGCTGCTGCCCGTCATCGTCTGCAGCGGCCGTAGCTGGAAGCACGATGCCAACGACCGGGAAAGTGCTGCTGGAGGTCGAGCTCCCCTCTTATTGTTTCCCACATCCCCTTTCTTTCAAAATTCTGAACCCAAAGATACACATCCACCAACGTTGCGCTCGGTCATGAATATTACATCCTTGCACACCTGCATCAACAAGATGTCTATAATATCTACCTGCATGCTTAGGCTAGCGCTTGTGTACGCCCATGTTGCCATATGCTTCCAATCGGTTCAGAAGAAATCTATCTTATATGTGCATACCTGTCAGAAAGCATAA